Part of the Citrobacter sp. Marseille-Q6884 genome, AACTGACTTGTAATCAGTAGGTCACCAGTTCGATTCCGGTAGTCGGCACCATCAAGTCCGGTGGGGTTCCCGAGCGGCCAAAGGGAGCAGACTGTAAATCTGCCGTCACAGACTTCGAAGGTTCGAATCCTTCCCCCACCACCACTTTCTGGCAGCGTTATCGCCGCCTGAGTTGGTTAAAAAATTAATCAGCTCGAACATAAAAGAGAGAAATCTCTTTTTTGTTGCAGAAAGAACTGGGTAGCCGAGTTTCAGGATGCGGGCATCGTATAATGGCTATTACCTCAGCCTTCCAAGCTGATGATGCGGGTTCGATTCCCGCTGCCCGCTCCAGACGTGCTGATATGGCTCAGTTGGTAGAGCGCACCCTTGGTAAGGGTGAGGTCCCCAGTTCGACTCTGGGTATCAGCACCACTTCACTTCTCCTTCCCGTTTCTCTCTGTTTACTTTTAAAAGCATTCAACAGCTCAGGTATATTGCCTGGTTGATGTGGTGATATCACCGATTTATCCGTGTCTTAGAGGGACAATCGATGTCTAAAGAAAAATTTGAACGTACAAAACCGCACGTTAACGTCGGTACTATCGGCCACGTTGACCATGGTAAAACAACGCTGACCGCTGCAATCACTACCGTTCTGGCTAAAACCTACGGTGGTTCTGCTCGTGCATTCGACCAGATCGATAACGCACCGGAAGAAAAAGCTCGTGGTATCACCATCAACACTTCTCACGTTGAATATGACACCCCGACTCGCCACTACGCGCACGTAGACTGCCCGGGCCACGCCGACTATGTTAAAAACATGATCACCGGTGCTGCGCAGATGGACGGCGCGATCCTGGTTGTTGCTGCGACTGACGGCCCGATGCCGCAGACTCGTGAGCACATCCTGCTGGGTCGTCAGGTAGGCGTTCCGTACATCATCGTGTTCCTGAACAAATGCGACATGGTTGATGACGAAGAGCTGCTGGAACTGGTAGAAATGGAAGTTCGTGAACTTCTGTCTCAGTACGATTTCCCGGGCGACGACACTCCGATCGTTCGTGGTTCTGCTCTGAAAGCGCTGGAAGGCGACGCAGAGTGGGAAGCGAAAATCATCGAACTGGCTGGCTACCTGGATTCTTACATCCCGGAACCAGAGCGTGCGATTGACAAGCCGTTCCTGCTGCCTATCGAAGACGTATTCTCCATCTCCGGTCGTGGTACCGTTGTTACCGGTCGTGTAGAGCGCGGTATCATCAAAGTTGGTGAAGAAGTTGAAATCGTTGGTATCAAAGACACTGCTAAGTCTACCTGTACTGGCGTTGAAATGTTCCGCAAACTGCTGGACGAAGGCCGTGCTGGTGAGAACGTTGGTGTTCTGCTGCGTGGTATCAAACGTGAAGAAATCGAACGTGGTCAGGTACTGGCTAAGCCGGGCTCTATCAAGCCGCACACCAAGTTCGAATCTGAAGTGTACATTCTGTCCAAAGACGAAGGCGGCCGTCATACTCCGTTCTTCAAAGGCTACCGTCCGCAGTTCTACTTCCGTACTACTGACGTGACGGGTACCATCGAACTGCCGGAAGGCGTAGAGATGGTAATGCCGGGCGACAACATCAAAATGGTTGTTACCCTGATCCACCCGATCGCGATGGACGACGGTCTGCGTTTCGCAATCCGTGAAGGCGGCCGTACTGTAGGCGCGGGTGTTGTTGCTAAAGTAATGAGCTAATTGCCGATAACATTTGACGCAATGCGCAATAAAAGGGCATCATTTGATGCCCTTTTTGCACGCTTTCGAACCAGAACCTGGCTCATCAGTGATTTTTTTTGTCATAATCATTGCTGAGACAGGCTCTGAAGAGGGCGTTTAGTCCGAAACGCACCCGAGCATTTCGGTTTGGATCGCCTCGCTTACGCGGGGTGAAAATGTTTGTAGAATACTTCTGACAGGTTGGTTTATGAGTGCGAATACCGAAGCTCAAGGAAGCGGGCGCGGCCTGGAAGCGATGAAGTGGGTTGTTGTCGCTGTATTGCTGCTTGTCGCTATCGTTGGCAACTACCTCTATCGTGACATGATGTTGCCGCTACGTGCGCTGGCCGTAGTGATTCTGATTGCCGCAGCGGGTGGTGTCGCGCTGTTGACAACAAAAGGTAAAGCGACTGTTGCTTTTGCCCGTGAAGCGAGAACCGAAGTCCGTAAGGTCATTTGGCCGACTCGCCAGGAAACATTGCACACCACGCTGATTGTGGCTGCGGTTACCGCAGTAATGTCACTGATCCTGTGGGGACTGGATGGTATTCTGGTTCGCCTGGTATCCTTTATCACTGGCCTGAGGTTCTAAGATGTCTGAAGCCCCTAAAAAGCGCTGGTACGTCGTTCAGGCGTTTTCCGGTTTTGAAGGCCGCGTAGCTACATCGCTGCGTGAGTATATCAAGTTACAAAATATGGAAGAGCTGTTTGGCGAAGTCATGGTGCCGACCGAAGAAGTGGTCGAAATCCGTGGTGGCCAGCGTCGCAAAAGCGAACGTAAATTCTTCCCGGGCTACGTACTGGTCCAGATGGTTATGAACGATGCAAGCTGGCACCTGGTACGCAGTGTTCCGCGTGTGATGGGTTTCATCGGCGGTACTTCTGACCGTCCTGCACCGATCAGCGACAAAGAAGTTGATGCGATCATGAACCGCCTGCAGCAGGTTGGTGATAAGCCACGTCCGAAAACGATGTTTGAACCGGGTGAAATGGTTCGCGTTAGCGACGGTCCGTTCGCTGACTTTAACGGTGTGGTTGAAGAAGTGGATTACGAGAAGTCTCGTCTGAAAGTCTCCGTATCTATCTTCGGTCGTGCGACACCGGTTGAGCTGGACTTCGCTCAGGTCGAAAAAGCCTAACACGTCGATCAAAAAAGCGGCGATTTAATCGTTGCACAAGGCGCGAGATTGGAATACAATTTCGCGCCTTTTGTTTTTATGGATACTGTCCGTAAAACGAATTTAAAACCACGGGGAGCCTCCTTGAGGCGCTATAACCCAACCAGAGGAATTTAGAATGGCTAAGAAAGTCCAAGCCTATGTCAAGCTGCAGGTTGCAGCTGGTATGGCTAACCCGAGCCCGCCGGTAGGTCCAGCACTGGGTCAACAAGGCGTGAACATCATGGAATTCTGTAAAGCGTTCAACGCAAAAACTGATTCCATGGAGAAAGGTCTGCCGATCCCGGTTGTTATCACCGTTTATGCTGACCGTTCTTTCACTTTCGTTACCAAAACGCCTCCGGCAGCAGTTCTGCTGAAGAAAGCGGCTGGTATCAAGTCTGGTTCCGGCAAGCCGAACAAAGACAAAGTGGGTAAAATTTCCCGCGCTCAGCTGCAGGAAATCGCGCAGACCAAAGCTGCCGACATGACTGGTTCCGACATTGAAGCGATGACTCGCTCCATCGAAGGTACTGCACGTTCCATGGGCCTGGTAGTGGAGGACTAAGAAATGGCTAAACTGACCAAGCGCATGTCCGTGATCCGTGACAAAGTTGATGCTACTAAACAGTACGACATCAACGAAGCTATTGCTCTGCTGAAAGAGCTGGCCACAGCTAAATTCGTAGAAAGCGTAGACGTTGCCGTTAACCTCGGTATCGACGCTCGTAAATCTGACCAGAACGTACGTGGTGCAACTGTACTGCCGCACGGTACTGGCCGTTCCGTTCGCGTAGCTGTATTTACCCAGGGCGCAAACGCTGAAGCTGCTAAAGCTGCAGGCGCTGAGCTGGTAGGTATGGAAGATCTGGCTGACCAGATCAAGAAAGGCGAAATGAACTTCGACGTTGTTATTGCTTCCCCGGATGCAATGCGCGTTGTTGGCCAGCTGGGTCAGGTTCTGGGTCCACGCGGCCTGATGCCAAACCCGAAAGTTGGTACTGTAACTCCTAACGTTGCTGAAGCTGTTAAGAACGCTAAAGCGGGTCAGGTTCGTTACCGTAACGACAAAAACGGCATCATCCACACTACCATCGGTAAAGTGGATTTTGACGCTGACAAACTGAAAGAAAACCTGGAAGCTCTGCTGGTTGCGCTGAAAAAAGCGAAACCGACTCAGGCTAAAGGCGTGTACATCAAGAAAGTTAGCATCTCCACCACCATGGGTGCTGGTGTTGCCGTTGATCAGGCTGGTCTGAGCGCGTCTGCGAACGTCTAAGATTAGCTTTACGTGGGCGGCGAATTTGTCTACAATCTTCGCCCACGATTCTATTAGCTTCGGCCGATAGACAACAGATTTGTTCGTTGGAGCCTGGCCTAATCCAGGCCTCCGTCGAAGACCGCAGGTGTTTCGTCAGAAACTTAATGCCCTGCGTAGACGGTGACAGAACGCTAAGATTATTTCTGATACTCTGGCTTGTTTCTGCTCACCGTATTAAGACGCTCTGTCCGTTTGGAAGAGTGAAGTGAGTTCCGGAACATGAGTTCCGGCAAACATCCAGGAGCAAAGCTAATGGCTTTAAATCTTCAAGACAAACAAGCGATTGTTGCTGAAGTCAGCGAAGTAGCCAAAGGCGCGCTGTCTGCAGTAGTTGCGGATTCCCGTGGCGTAACTGTAGACAAAATGACCGAACTGCGTAAAGCAGGTCGCGAAGCCGGCGTATACATGCGTGTTGTTCGTAACACCCTGCTGCGCCGTGTTGTTGAAGGTACTCAGTTCGAGTGCCTGAAAGACGCGTTCGTTGGTCCGACCCTGATTGCATATTCTATGGAACACCCGGGCGCTGCTGCTCGTCTGTTCAAAGATTTCGCGAAAGCGAATGCAAAATTTGAGGTCAAAGCCGCAGCCTTTGAAGGTGAATTGATCCCGGCATCGCAAATCGATCGCCTGGCAACTCTGCCGACCTACGAAGAAGCAATTGCACGCCTGATGGCAACCATGAAAGAAGCTTCGGCTGGCAAACTGGTTCGTACTCTGGCTGCTGTACGCGATGCGAAAGAAGCTGCTTAATCGCAGTTATCTTTATCAAGCATCTGCTTACGTATAAACTTATTCTGATTTTCAGGAACAATTTAAATGTCTATCACTAAAGATCAAATCATTGAAGCAGTATCCGCTATGTCTGTAATGGACGTTGTAGAACTGATCTCTGCAATGGAAGAAAAATTCGGTGTTTCCGCTGCTGCTGCTGTAGCTGTAGCTGCTGGCCCGGTTGAAGCTGCTGAAGAAAAAACTGAATTCGACGTAATTCTGAAAGCTGCTGGCGCTAACAAAGTTGCTGTAATCAAAGCAGTACGTGGCGCAACTGGCCTGGGTCTGAAAGAAGCTAAAGACCTGGTAGAATCTGCTCCGGCTGCGCTGAAAGAAGGCGTGAGCAAAGACGACGCAGAAGCACTGAAAAAATCTCTGGAAGAAGCTGGCGCTGAAGTTGAAGTTAAATAAGCCAACTTTTCTGGTTGCAGCCTGAGAAATCAGGCTGATGGCTGGTGACTTTTTAGTCACCAGCCTTTTTGCGCTGTAAGGCGCCAGTAGCATTTCACACTGTTTGACTACTGCTGTGCCTTTCAATGCTTGTTTCTATCGACGCCTTAATATACTGCGACAGAGCGTCCGTTCTGTGTAAATCGCAATGAAATGGTTTAAGCGTGATAGCAACAGGCATTGCGGAAAGTATTCGATTTTCCGGTCAACAAAATAGTGTTGCACAAACTGTCCCTTCGTCGGACAGATGGGTCGACTTGTCAGCGAGCTGAGGAACCCTAATGGTTTACTCCTATACCGAGAAAAAACGTATTCGTAAGGATTTTGGTAAACGTCCGCAAGTGTTGGACATACCTTATCTCCTTTCTATCCAGCTTGACTCGTTTCAGAAGTTCATCGAGCAAGATCCTGAAGGGCAGTATGGTCTGGAAGCAGCTTTCCGTTCCGTTTTCCCGATTCAGAGCTACAGCGGTAATTCCGAGCTGCAATACGTCAGCTACCGCCTTGGCGAACCGGTGTTTGACGTCCAGGAATGTCAGATCCGTGGCGTGACCTATTCCGCACCGCTGCGCGTAAAACTGCGTCTGGTGATCTACGAGCGCGAAGCGCCGGAAGGCACCGTAAAAGACATTAAAGAACAAGAAGTCTACATGGGCGAAATTCCGCTCATGACTGACAACGGTACCTTTGTTATCAACGGTACTGAGCGTGTTATCGTTTCTCAGCTGCACCGTAGTCCTGGCGTCTTCTTTGACTCCGACAAAGGTAAAACCCACTCTTCGGGTAAAGTGCTGTATAACGCGCGAATCATTCCTTACCGTGGTTCCTGGCTGGACTTCGAATTCGATCCGAAGGACAACCTGTTCGTACGTATTGACCGTCGCCGTAAACTGCCTGCGACCATTATTCTGCGTGCGCTGAACTACACCACTGAGCAGATCCTTGACCTGTTCTTTGAGAAAGTTGTTTTCGAAATTCGCGACAACAAGCTGCAGATGGAACTGGTGCCGGAACGCCTGCGTGGTGAAACCGCATCCTTTGATATCGAAGCTAACGGCAAAATCTACGTCGAAAAAGGCCGTCGTATCACTGCGCGCCATATTCGTCAGCTGGAAAAAGACGATATCAAGCATATCGAAGTTCCGGTCGAATATATCGCGGGTAAAGTTGCATCTAAAGACTACGTCGATGAATCTACTGGCGAGCTGATCTGCGCAGCGAACATGGAGCTGAGCCTGGATCTGCTGGCTAAGCTGAGCCAGGCGGGTCACAAGCGTATCGAAACGCTGTTCACTAACGATCTGGACCACGGTCCGTACATTTCTGAAACTGTACGCGTCGACCCAACCAACGATCGTCTGAGCGCGCTGGTAGAAATCTACCGCATGATGCGCCCTGGTGAGCCGCCGACTCGTGAAGCTGCTGAAAGCCTGTTCGAGAACCTGTTCTTCTCCGAAGACCGCTATGATCTGTCTGCGGTTGGTCGTATGAAGTTCAACCGTTCTCTGCTGCGCGACGAAATCGAAGGTTCCGGTATCCTGAGCAAAGACGACATCATTGAAGTGATGAAGAAGCTCATCGATATCCGTAACGGTAAAGGCGAAGTCGATGATATCGACCACCTTGGCAACCGTCGTATCCGTTCCGTAGGCGAAATGGCGGAAAACCAGTTCCGTGTTGGCCTGGTACGTGTTGAGCGTGCGGTGAAAGAGCGTCTGTCTCTGGGCGATCTGGATACCCTGATGCCTCAGGATATGATCAACGCCAAGCCGATTTCTGCCGCAGTGAAAGAGTTCTTTGGTTCCAGCCAGCTGTCTCAGTTTATGGACCAGAACAACCCGCTGTCTGAGATTACGCACAAACGCCGTATCTCCGCACTCGGCCCAGGCGGTCTGACCCGTGAACGTGCAGGCTTCGAAGTTCGAGACGTACACCCGACTCACTACGGTCGCGTATGTCCAATCGAAACGCCTGAAGGTCCGAATATCGGTCTGATCAACTCCCTGTCCGTGTATGCACAGACTAACGAATACGGCTTCCTTGAGACTCCGTACCGTAAAGTCACCGACGGCGTTGTTACTGATGAAATTCATTACCTGTCTGCTATCGAAGAAGGCAACTACGTTATCGCTCAGGCGAACTCCAACCTGGATGACGAAGGCCACTTTGTAGAAGATCTGGTTACCTGCCGTAGCAAAGGCGAATCCAGCTTGTTCAGCCGTGACCAGGTTGACTACATGGACGTATCCACCCAGCAGGTGGTTTCCGTCGGTGCGTCCCTGATCCCGTTCCTGGAACACGATGACGCCAACCGTGCATTGATGGGTGCGAACATGCAACGTCAGGCGGTTCCGACTCTGCGCGCTGATAAGCCGCTGGTTGGTACCGGTATGGAACGTGCTGTTGCGGTTGACTCCGGTGTTACTGCAGTTGCTAAACGTGGCGGTACTGTTCAGTACGTGGATGCTTCCCGTATCGTTATCAAAGTTAACGAAGACGAGATGTACCCGGGTGAAGCAGGTATCGACATCTATAACCTGACCAAATATACCCGTTCTAACCAGAACACCTGTATCAACCAGATGCCATGTGTGTCTCTGGGTGAGCCGGTTGAACGTGGTGATGTGCTGGCAGACGGTCCGTCCACCGACCTCGGTGAACTGGCGCTCGGTCAGAACATGCGCGTCGCGTTCATGCCGTGGAACGGCTATAACTTCGAAGACTCCATTCTCGTTTCCGAGCGTGTAGTCCAGGAAGACCGTTTCACCACCATCCACATTCAGGAACTGGCCTGTGTGTCCCGTGACACCAAGCTGGGGCCGGAAGAGATCACCGCTGACATCCCGAACGTGGGTGAAGCTGCGCTCTCCAAACTGGATGAATCCGGTATCGTTTATATCGGTGCGGAAGTGACCGGTGGCGACATTCTGGTTGGTAAGGTAACGCCGAAAGGTGAAACCCAGCTGACGCCAGAAGAGAAACTGCTGCGTGCGATCTTCGGTGAGAAAGCGTCTGACGTTAAAGACTCTTCTCTGCGCGTACCAAACGGTGTTTCCGGTACCATTATCGACGTTCAGGTCTTTACTCGCGATGGCGTAGAAAAAGACAAACGTGCGCTGGAAATCGAAGAGATGCAGTTGAAGCAGGCGAAGAAAGACCTGTCTGAAGAACTGCAGATCCTCGAAGCTGGCCTGTTTAGCCGTATTTACGCTGTGCTGGTTGCCGGTGGTGTTGAAGCTGAGAAGCTCGACAAACTGCCACGCGATCGCTGGCTGGAACTCGGCCTGACCGACGAAGAGAAACAAAATCAGCTGGAACAGCTGGCTGAGCAGTACGACGAACTGAAGCACGAGTTCGAGAAAAAACTCGAAGCGAAACGTCGTAAAATCACTCAGGGTGACGATCTGGCACCGGGCGTGCTGAAGATTGTTAAGGTGTATCTGGCGGTTAAACGTCGGATCCAGCCTGGTGATAAGATGGCAGGCCGTCACGGTAACAAGGGTGTAATTTCTAAGATCAACCCGATCGAAGATATGCCACATGATGCTAACGGTACGCCGGTAGACATCGTGCTGAACCCGCTGGGCGTACCATCTCGTATGAACATCGGTCAGATTCTGGAAACCCACCTGGGTATGGCTGCAAAAGGTATCGGCGATAAGATCAACGCCATGCTGAAACAGCAGCAAGAAGTCGCGAAACTGCGCGAGTTCATCCAGCGTGCCTACGATCTGGGTGCTGATGTTCGTCAGAAAGTTGACCTGAATACCTTCAGCGATGAAGAAGTTCTGCGTCTGGCTGAAAACCTGAAAAAAGGTATGCCAATTGCAACGCCGGTGTTCGACGGTGCGAAAGAAGCGGAAATTAAAGAGCTGCTGAAACTGGGTGACCTGCCGACTTCCGGTCAGATCACGCTGTTCGACGGCCGTACGGGTGAGCAGTTCGAGCGTCCGGTAACCGTAGGTTACATGTACATGCTGAAACTGAACCACTTGGTCGACGACAAGATGCACGCTCGTTCCACCGGTTCTTACAGCCTGGTTACTCAGCAGCCGCTGGGTGGTAAGGCGCAGTTCGGTGGTCAGCGCTTCGGGGAGATGGAAGTGTGGGCGCTGGAAGCATATGGCGCGGCATACACCCTGCAGGAAATGCTCACCGTTAAGTCTGATGACGTGAACGGTCGTACTAAGATGTATAAAAACATCGTGGACGGCAACCATCAGATGGAACCAGGCATGCCGGAATCCTTCAACGTACTGTTGAAAGAGATTCGTTCGCTGGGTATCAACATCGAGCTGGAAGACGAGTAACTCTCGATCAAACAGGTCACTGGTGCTGGCGTAATAGCCAGCGCCAGATTGTGCTAACTCCGACGGGAGCAAATCCGTGAAAGACTTATTAAAGTTTCTGAAAGCGCAAACTAAAACCGAAGAGTTTGATGCGATCAAAATTGCTCTGGCCTCGCCAGACATGATCCGTTCATGGTCCTTTGGTGAAGTTAAGAAGCCGGAAACCATCAACTACCGTACGTTCAAACCTGAGCGTGACGGCCTTTTCTGCGCCCGTATCTTTGGGCCGGTAAAAGATTACGAGTGCCTGTGCGGTAAGTACAAGCGCCTGAAACACCGTGGTGTGATTTGTGAGAAGTGCGGCGTTGAAGTGACCCAGACTAAAGTACGCCGTGAGCGTATGGGCCACATTGAACTGGCATCTCCGACTGCGCACATCTGGTTCCTGAAATCACTGCCGTCCCGTATCGGTCTGCTGCTCGATATGCCGCTGCGCGATATCGAACGCGTACTGTACTTCGAATCTTATGTGGTTATCGAAGGCGGTATGACGAATCTGGAACGTCAACAGATCCTGACTGAAGAGCAGTATCTGGACGCGCTGGAAGAGTTCGGTGACGAATTCGACGCGAAGATGGGTGCGGAAGCAATCCAGGCTCTGCTGAAGAGCATGGATCTGGAGCAAGAGTGCGAGCAGCTGCGTGAAGAGTTGAACGAAACCAACTCCGAAACCAAACGTAAAAAGCTGACCAAGCGTATCAAACTGCTGGAAGCGTTCGTACAGTCTGGCAACAAGCCAGAGTGGATGATCCTGACCGTTCTGCCGGTTCTGCCGCCAGATCTGCGTCCGCTGGTTCCGCTGGATGGTGGTCGTTTTGCGACTTCTGACCTGAACGATCTGTATCGTCGCGTCATTAACCGTAACAACCGTCTGAAACGTCTGCTGGATCTGGCTGCGCCGGACATCATCGTACGCAACGAAAAACGTATGCTGCAGGAAGCGGTTGACGCCCTGCTGGATAACGGTCGTCGCGGCCGTGCGATCACCGGTTCTAACAAACGTCCTCTGAAATCTTTGGCCGACATGATCAAAGGTAAACAGGGTCGTTTCCGTCAGAACCTGCTCGGTAAGCGTGTTGACTACTCCGGTCGTTCTGTAATCACCGTAGGTCCATACCTGCGTCTGCATCAGTGCGGTCTGCCGAAGAAAATGGCACTGGAACTGTTCAAACCGTTCATCTACGGCAAGCTGGAACTGCGTGGCCTCGCCACCACCATCAAAGCCGCTAAGAAAATGGTTGAGCGTGAAGAAGCTGTCGTTTGGGATATCCTGGACGAAGTTATCCGCGAACACCCGGTACTGCTGAACCGTGCACCAACACTGCACCGTCTGGGTATCCAGGCATTTGAACCGGTACTGATCGAAGGTAAAGCTATTCAGCTGCACCCGCTGGTTTGTGCGGCATATAACGCCGACTTCGATGGTGACCAGATGGCTGTTCACGTACCGCTGACGCTGGAAGCCCAGCTCGAAGCGCGTGCGCTGATGATGTCTACCAACAACATCCTGTCTCCAGCGAACGGTGAACCAATTATCGTTCCGTCCCAGGACGTTGTATTGGGTCTGTACTACATGACCCGTGACTGTGTTAACGCTAAAGGCGAAGGCATGGTGCTGACTGGCCCGAAAGAAGCTGAGCGTATCTATCGCGCAGGTCTGGCCTCTCTGCATGCGCGCGTTAAAGTGCGTATCACTGAATACGAAAAAGATGAAAACGGCGAATTCGTTGCGAAAACCAGCCTGAAAGACACGACCGTTGGCCGTGCCATTCTGTGGATGATCGTACCGAAAGGTCTGCCTTTCTCCATCGTCAACCAGGCGCTGGGCAAGAAAGCGATCTCCAAAATGCTGAACACCTGTTACCGCATTTTGGGTCTGAAGCCGACTGTTATCTTCGCTGACCAGACAATGTACACCGGCTTTGCTTATGCAGCGCGTTCAGGTGCATCTGTTGGTATCGATGACATGGTCATCCCAGAGAAGAAACACGAGATCATCTCTGAAGCGGAAGCTGAAGTTGCTGAGATCCAGGAGCAGTTCCAGTCTGGTCTGGTAACCGCGGGCGAACGCTATAACAAAGTTATCGATATCTGGGCAGCGGCGAACGATCGTGTATCCAAAGCGATGATGGATAACCTGCAAACTGAAACCGTTATTAACCGTGACGGCCAGGAAGAACAACAGGTTTCCTTCAACAGCATCTACATGATGGCCGACTCCGGTGCGCGTGGTTCTGCAGCACAGATTCGTCAGCTGGCAGGTATGCGTGGTCTGATGGCGAAGCCGGATGGCTCCATCATCGAAACGCCGATCACCGCGAACTTCCGTGAAGGTCTGAACGTACTCCAGTACTTCATCTCCACGCACGGTGCGCGTAAAGGTCTGGCGGATACCGCGCTGAAAACAGCAAACTCCGGTTATCTGACCCGTCGTCTGGTTGACGTCGCGCAGGACCTGGTGGTTACTGAAGACGATTGTGGCACGCTGGAAGGCATCACCATGACCCCGGTTATCGAGGGT contains:
- the rpoC gene encoding DNA-directed RNA polymerase subunit beta', yielding MKDLLKFLKAQTKTEEFDAIKIALASPDMIRSWSFGEVKKPETINYRTFKPERDGLFCARIFGPVKDYECLCGKYKRLKHRGVICEKCGVEVTQTKVRRERMGHIELASPTAHIWFLKSLPSRIGLLLDMPLRDIERVLYFESYVVIEGGMTNLERQQILTEEQYLDALEEFGDEFDAKMGAEAIQALLKSMDLEQECEQLREELNETNSETKRKKLTKRIKLLEAFVQSGNKPEWMILTVLPVLPPDLRPLVPLDGGRFATSDLNDLYRRVINRNNRLKRLLDLAAPDIIVRNEKRMLQEAVDALLDNGRRGRAITGSNKRPLKSLADMIKGKQGRFRQNLLGKRVDYSGRSVITVGPYLRLHQCGLPKKMALELFKPFIYGKLELRGLATTIKAAKKMVEREEAVVWDILDEVIREHPVLLNRAPTLHRLGIQAFEPVLIEGKAIQLHPLVCAAYNADFDGDQMAVHVPLTLEAQLEARALMMSTNNILSPANGEPIIVPSQDVVLGLYYMTRDCVNAKGEGMVLTGPKEAERIYRAGLASLHARVKVRITEYEKDENGEFVAKTSLKDTTVGRAILWMIVPKGLPFSIVNQALGKKAISKMLNTCYRILGLKPTVIFADQTMYTGFAYAARSGASVGIDDMVIPEKKHEIISEAEAEVAEIQEQFQSGLVTAGERYNKVIDIWAAANDRVSKAMMDNLQTETVINRDGQEEQQVSFNSIYMMADSGARGSAAQIRQLAGMRGLMAKPDGSIIETPITANFREGLNVLQYFISTHGARKGLADTALKTANSGYLTRRLVDVAQDLVVTEDDCGTLEGITMTPVIEGGDVKEPLRDRVLGRVTAEDVLKPGTADILVPRNTLLHEQWCDLLEENSVDSVKVRSVVSCDTDFGVCAHCYGRDLARGHIINKGEAIGVIAAQSIGEPGTQLTMRTFHIGGAASRAAAESSIQVKNKGSIRLSNAKSVVNSSGKLVITSRNTELKLIDEFGRTKESYKVPYGSVMAKGDGEQVAGGETVANWDPHTMPVITEVSGFVRFTDMIDGQTITRQTDELTGLSSLVVLDSAERTAGGKDLRPALKIVDAQGNDVLIPGTDMPAQYFLPGKAIVQLEDGVQISSGDTLARVPQESGGTKDITGGLPRVADLFEARRPKEPAILAEISGIISFGKETKGKRRLVITPVDGSEPYEEMIPKWRQLNVFEGERVERGDVVSDGPEAPHDILRLRGVHAVTRYIVNEVQDVYRLQGVKINDKHIEVIVRQMLRKATIESAGSSDFLEGEQVEYSRVKIANRDLEANGKVGATFSRDLLGITKASLATESFISAASFQETTRVLTEAAVAGKRDELRGLKENVIVGRLIPAGTGYAYHQDRMRRRAAGEQPAAPQVTAEDASASLAELLNAGLGGSNND